In a genomic window of Aquila chrysaetos chrysaetos chromosome Z, bAquChr1.4, whole genome shotgun sequence:
- the LOC115337096 gene encoding interferon-like: protein MAAPATPQPRRPHRAPALLLLLPALATALACHHLRPRDATFPWDSLQLLQAMAPSPPQPCHHQQAPFFPDTLLHTNHPQQAAATALRILQHLFATLSSPSAPQHWDAQARHHLLNNLQHHIHQLQQCLPANGMLLQGRGPRNLLLNVNKYFRHIHDFLHTHNHSACAWDHVRLEARVCFQHLHNLTRTVPS, encoded by the coding sequence ATGGCTGCGCCCGCAACCCCACAGCCCCGCCGGCCGCACCGCGCCCCGGcgctcctgctcctcctgccgGCTCTCGCCACCGCCCTCGCCTGCCACCACCTGCGTCCCCGCGACGCCACCTTCCCCTGGGAcagcctccagctcctccaggccATGGCTCCCAGCCCGCCACAGCCCTGCCACCACCAGCAGGCGCCCTTCTTCCCCGACACCCTCCTCCACACCAACCACCCACAGCAAgccgccgccaccgccctcCGCATCCTCCAGCACCTCTTCGCCACCCTCAGCAGCCCCAGCGCCCCCCAACACTGGGACGCACAGGCACGACACCACCTCCTCAACAACCTCCAGCACCACATCCACCAGCTCCAGCAATGCCTGCCAGCCAACGGCATGCTCCTCCAAGGCCGAGGGCCCCGCAACCTGCTGCTCAACGTCAACAAATACTTCCGCCACATCCACGACTTCCTCCACACCCACAACCACAGCGCCTGCGCCTGGGACCACGTCCGCCTCGAAGCTCGCGTCTGCTTCCAACACCTCCACAACCTCACCCGCACCGTCCCCAGTTAG